The segment ACGGGCAGCGCGCGAATCGGCCCGCCGGGTTCCGCTTCGAGTACCGCGCAGGTCACTTCGACGCCGCGTATGAACTCCTCGACGAGCACATCCTCGTCCACTTCCAGGGAGCGCGCGACTGCCGCGCACAGGGCGTCACGATCCTGCGGAATATGCACACCGACGCTCGAGCCCAGGCGGCCCGGTTTCACGACGCAGGGATAACCCAGGTCCTTTTCCACCGTTTGGACGATGGAATCGCGGGATACGCGCCACGCGTCGCGGCTCAGGGCCACGTGCCCCGCGACACAGACCCCCTGCGAGGATACGACGGCCTTCGAGCGCATTTTGTCCATGGAAAGCGCGCTTGCTGCGCAGCCGGAACTGGTGTAGGGGAGGTCCAGCACGTCCAGGAAACCCTGGATGCGGCCATCTTCCCCATACTCACCGTGGAGCGCGAGGAACACACAGTCGATGTGCCGCGCGCGCAATTGCGGCAGCGCTTCGAACACGCTGACGGGCGCGCCATCCGGGAACTGCCATTCGCCCGTCTTGAGAATTGTCACTGGCGTCACGTCGTAGCGGTTGCGGTCCAGAGCCGCCACCACTTTGCCGCCGGACATCAGCGACACTTCATGTTCGGAACTCATGCCGCCCATCAACACCAACACACGGGTCTTCTTGCTTTCCGCCATGCTATGCCTGGTCCCCGACCGGGAATACGGTCCTTTCGGAGCTCATGTGCGCCGCGTGCCGAGACAACGAACGCGCGGAAGCACGCTTATACTCCCGCACCCGTGCACGCTTCAAACCTGCCGCCACACGGGATAAATACGGGGAACACCGCCGGAGTTCCCGGGCCCGCACGCGTGTATCCTGGAACGCGGCGGCATTGCGAGGCGCCGCGCGGCGGCTCTTGCCGCCCCGCCGGAAGCGGTGCTATAAGGGCGTGGGAACGGTGCTATGCATGATTCTCTGGTGGTCATAGGGCGTTATTCCGACTCGAGCAAAGCGTATTTGCTAAAGACGGTGCTCGAATCTCACGGGATCGAGGCTCTTGTGCAAGGCGAGTTCACGGGCACGTTTGAACCGGCGTTTTCGCTTTTCGGCGGCGGCGGCAAAGGCGGCATCCAGTTGCTCGTCCGCGAGGCGGACGCCTCCGAAGCGCGCGCAATCCTCGAGGAAACGTAACGCCGTACGCACGCAACGCCCGGCACCTGCGCGCGGCGCAGGGCTTATCGTTTTACGGCGTGTTGCTGGTCCTGCCGGGGCCGCAGGAGTTCGAGTCCCAGCAGCAGGAACAGGCCGGCCATGATGGCGACGTCCGCCACGTTGAACACGCCGGTGCGCAGGCCCCGAATTCCCATGTTCATGAAGTCCACGACCACGCCATCGCGCAGGAGCCGGTCGATCAAGTTGCCGATGCCTCCCGCAAACACGAGCGTAAGCGCAATAGCAATGCCGGCATCGAGCGTCCGGCGCAGGCACAGGATCGCGCCCACTACGGTCAGAATGACGACATTCAGAACGGTGAGCACCCAGAATCGCATGCCATCGTCAAGCTGACTGCCAAGACTGAGAAACGCCCCCGTGTTCTCCGCGTAGCGCAAGTGAAAAAGGTCGTGGGGATACCACGACGCCGGAAATGCAATGGGCGGCCTGCCCTTCAGATGGGCAATGGCCACCTGCTTCGTGACTTGGTCCAGCGCAACCAGAACCAGGACCAGGACGGCTATCAGAACAAGGCGCTGCGCTCGCGGCATAAGACTACTCCCGGCGGATACATCCAACAGGTACGAAAGCATAGCATGTGCGGCGGCGCGGAGTCTTGCGGCGAAGACAACCGACTTGCATTTGCCCTGCCGCCGCGTACATAAGAAGCGGTGCGCGCCCGCCCGTGCTTGTCCGCGCGGGCGCATATGGCAAAGCTCAGGCATGGGAGGTTGTACTGCATCATGGTCGGATTCGATTTGCCGGAGGAACAAAGACAATTGCGCGCGCAGGCGCGCGATTTCGCGGAACGGGAGCTCAAGCCCGCCGCGGCGCACCACGACCGCACGGGCGAGTTTCCCATCGAGATTATGCGGAAGGCGTTTGCGGCGGGGTTGATGAACGAGGGCATTCCAAGGGCCTACGGCGGGCCGGGCCGGAGTAATCTCGACGCGGCGATCATGACGGAAGAGTTGGGCGCGGGCTGCATGGGTATCACGACATGCATCATGGCGAATTCGCTTGCGCTCGCCCCGGTCATCCTGTTTGGCAACGAGGAACAGAAGGAACGCTACTTGCGCTGGCACATGCGCGAGTTCCGTATCGCGGCCTTTGCCTTGACGGAGCGGGACGCCGGCTCGGATGCCGGCGCCGCGAAGACAACGGCGGTGCGGGACGGCGACCACTATGTCATCAACGGCGACAAGTGTTTTTGCACGAACGGCGGGTACGCGGACTTCTACGTCGTGTTTGCGTCCACCAAACCGGAGCGCGGCCCGCTGGGACTGAGCGCGTTCATCGTCGAACGCGACATGGGCGTCCAGGTCGGGAAAGCGGAAGACAAAATGGGCCA is part of the Candidatus Hydrogenedentota bacterium genome and harbors:
- a CDS encoding DUF2007 domain-containing protein; the encoded protein is MHDSLVVIGRYSDSSKAYLLKTVLESHGIEALVQGEFTGTFEPAFSLFGGGGKGGIQLLVREADASEARAILEET
- a CDS encoding acyl-CoA dehydrogenase family protein — encoded protein: MVGFDLPEEQRQLRAQARDFAERELKPAAAHHDRTGEFPIEIMRKAFAAGLMNEGIPRAYGGPGRSNLDAAIMTEELGAGCMGITTCIMANSLALAPVILFGNEEQKERYLRWHMREFRIAAFALTERDAGSDAGAAKTTAVRDGDHYVINGDKCFCTNGGYADFYVVFASTKPERGPLGLSAFIVERDMGVQVGKAEDKMGQRASNQAELHFRDVRVPAGNLLVKEGRGFQVAMGTLDRTRAGTAAGAVGIARRALEEAVKYANERVQFGAPIVKNQAIQFKLADMAMKVEAARLLTWQAAWLADQDARQTKEAAMAKCFAGDVAMEVTTEAVQIFGGCGYSREYPVEKLMRDAKLMQIYEGTQEIQRLVIGREVAKGR
- the lspA gene encoding signal peptidase II; translation: MPRAQRLVLIAVLVLVLVALDQVTKQVAIAHLKGRPPIAFPASWYPHDLFHLRYAENTGAFLSLGSQLDDGMRFWVLTVLNVVILTVVGAILCLRRTLDAGIAIALTLVFAGGIGNLIDRLLRDGVVVDFMNMGIRGLRTGVFNVADVAIMAGLFLLLGLELLRPRQDQQHAVKR
- a CDS encoding D-alanine--D-alanine ligase, with the protein product MAESKKTRVLVLMGGMSSEHEVSLMSGGKVVAALDRNRYDVTPVTILKTGEWQFPDGAPVSVFEALPQLRARHIDCVFLALHGEYGEDGRIQGFLDVLDLPYTSSGCAASALSMDKMRSKAVVSSQGVCVAGHVALSRDAWRVSRDSIVQTVEKDLGYPCVVKPGRLGSSVGVHIPQDRDALCAAVARSLEVDEDVLVEEFIRGVEVTCAVLEAEPGGPIRALPVTEIRPKEGAYFDYHCKYTPGATAEITPAEIEESMTERVQEAAAHVHQILGCSIWSRSDFIIDARGPVWLEVNTIPGLTETSLFPQAAAAAGIPYARLLGIFVEAALQRHVRGRR